The region GGGCGTTCGTAGCCTTTATCGCGCAGGGCTTTTATCAGGCGTTCATCGAGATCGAGTTCGGAAAAATTGGTTGCTGTCATGGTCTACCTCTACTTGGGGCGCCGATTATAGACGGGTTGGCCGCGTTCTTCACCTATTTAAGCGGAAAGCATCTCTTTTCCCACAAATCAGATTGCCTTATGCTACGCCAGTTTTGTATCCAGGTGGTTATTGTGAGCAATCAATCGAAAGCAAATTTTACCCCGCGTCGCGGCGGTTTTACCTTTAAACAATTTTTTGTTGCTCACGATCGTTGCGCAATGAAAGTGGGCACCGACGGCGTACTGCTTGGCGCCTGGGCACCGCTGGCGCAAGCGCGGCGGGTGCTGGATATCGGCAGCGGCAGCGGGCTGATTGCGCTGATGCTGGCGCAAAGATCGGCCGATGATGTGTTGATCGATGCGGTTGAGTTGGACGAAGCCGCCGCCGGGCAAGCGCGTGACAACGTGCTGGAATCCCCCTGGCCGCAGCGCATTCGGGTACATGCGCAGGATATTCACCATTTTGCCCGGCATCATGCGGGTGAGTACGATCTGATCGTCAGCAACCCGCCGTATTTCGAGCCGGCGGTCGCCTGCCGCGATCGGGCGCGCCACAATGCACGCTATACCGAAACCCTGACTCACGATGCCTTGCTGGTCAGCGCTGAGCGGCTGCTCGCCGAGCGGGGCGCTTTTTGCGTGGTATTGCCGCATGATATTGGCGAGGCATTTGAAAACAATGCGCAACGGCGTGGCTGGCATACTGCACAGCGATTGAATGTCAGCGACCGTGCCGATACGCCGCTGCACCGGGTATTGTTGGTGCTGATGCGTCAGCCGGTCGAAGAAAGGGCAGAACAAAGCCTGGCGATTAAACAGGCCGACGGCAGTTACACCGATGATTTCCGTCGCCTGATTACCGATTTTTATCTTTTTTACTGAAACCGCCAGGGCGCCCCGGCGGCGTCAATCATGGCTGCAGTATGGTCGGCAGCGCTTCCGGCAACATATCCGGATAGTCCAGCGTGTAGTGCAGCCCACGGCTCTCTTTGCGCTCCATGGCGCTGCGGACGATCAGTTCCGCCACCTGCACCAGGTTACGCAGCTCCAGCAGATTGTTGGAAATACGGAAGTTGGCGTAGTACTCATCGATTTCGGCCTGTAGCGTATTGATGCGGCGCAGCGCGCGCTCCAGCCGTTTGGTGGTGCGCACTATCCCGACATAGTCCCACATAAATAGCCGCAGCTCATGCCAGTTGTGCTGAATCACCACCCGCTCATCCGCATCGTCTACACGGCTTTCATCCCACTGCGGCAACTGTTTCGCCAGCTTGATAAACGGCAGGCGCAGTTTGATGTCCTCCGCCGCCGACCAACCGTAAACCAGGCATTCCAGCAGCGAGTTGGACGCCATGCGATTGGCGCCGTGCAGGCCGGTGTAACTGACTTCGCCAATGGCGTAAAGCCCGTCCAGATCGGTACGGCCGTGCTGATCGACCATGACGCCGCCGCAGGTATAATGCGCGGCGGGCACGATAGGGATCGGTTGTTTGGTCAGATCGAAGCCCAGCGTCAGCAATTTCTCATGGATCATCGGGAAGTGCTGGGTAATGAATTCAGCCGGTTTATGGCTGATATCCAGATACATGCAGTCCGCACCCAGGCGTTTCATTTCGTGGTCGATGGCGCGCGCTACAATATCGCGCGGCGCCAGTTCGCCCCGCGGGTCAAAATCGGGCATAAAGCGGCTGCCGTCCGGCCGTTTCAGATAGGCGCCTTCACCGCGCAACGCTTCGGTCAGCAGGAAATTGCGCGCCTGCGGGTGGAACAGGCAGGTGGGGTGGAACTGGTTAAATTCAAGGTTGGCGACCCGGCAGCCCGCGCGCCAGGCCATGGCGATGCCATCCCCGGACGAGATGTCCGGATTGGTGGTGTACTGATACACCTTGGCTGCCCCGCCGGTGGCCAGCACCACTGTTTTGGCGCGGTAGGTTTCCACCTGCTCCAGCTCGCGGTTCCAGACATAGGCGCCTACCACGCGCCGGGTGCCCGGCAGGCCGATTTTGTTCGAGGTGATCAGATCGACCGCGTTACGGCGCTCCATCACGCAAATATTGGGGTGGCTGCTTGCTTTCCCTACCAGGGTGGTCTCTACTTCTTTACCTGTAGCATCGGCGGCATGCAGAATACGGCGGTGGCTGTGCCCCCCCTCACGCGTCAGGTGGTAGTGTTCCTCGCCCTGAGCATTGACTTCGGTGTCGAACAGTACGCCCTGCTCGATAAGCCATTGCACGCAGTGGCGCGCATTGCCGGCGATAAACTCAACGGCGTCTTTGTCACACAGGCCGGCTCCGGCAATCAAAGTGTCATCAACGTGTGAGGCAATGCTGTCCGTCTCATCGAAAACCGCGGCGATCCCGCCTTGGGCATAAAATGTGGCGCCTTCGTTGAGAGGCCCCTTGCTGAGTACAGTAACCTTGCAATGCTGTGCCAGGCGCAGCGCCAGTGACAAGCCCGCAGCACCGCTGCCGACGATCAAGACATCGCTAACATGTTCAGATGATGGTTGCATAACGTATGATGTGTGCAGAAGAAGAGTGAAATTCATGTTAGCCTAATTGTCCGGGCAAAAGCCACGGATTGGATGACATCAACAGAAAAAACAATGGCGATACGGAACTTCGTGTTCTGTATGAACTCCAAGCGAGTGCTTGCTCAGGAAAATAATGTATGGCTGGCAGTACAATTTTACGCGTGGAGACGGATTTGGGGAGAATTTACCTCGGATGAGCGAGCAGTTAACGGATCAAGTTCTGGTTGAGCGGGTCCAAAAAGGCGATCAGAAATCGTTTAACTTACTGGTAGTGCGTTACCAGCATAAGGTTGCGAGCCTGGTTTCCCGATATGTGCCGCAGGGCGATGTGCCCGATGTGGTGCAGGAGTCGTTCATTAAAGCCTATCGCGCACTGGAATCATTCCGTGGGGATAGCGCTTTCTATACCTGGTTGTATCGAATTGCCGTGAACACGGCAAAGAATTATCTGGTTGCTCAGGGGCGTCGTCCGCCATCCAGCGATGTGGATGCCAACGATGCTGAAAATTACGAAAGTGCGGGCGCACTGAAAGAAATTTCGAACCCTGAGAACTTAATGTTGTCAGAAGAGCTGAGACAGATAGTTTTCCGTACCATTGAGTCTCTCCCCGAGGATCTTCGCATGGCGATTACCCTGCGGGAGTTGGATGGTCTAAGCTACGAAGAGATAGCTGCCATCATGGATTGCCCGGTAGGAACCGTACGTTCGCGTATTTTCCGCGCCAGGGAGGCTATCGATAATAAAGTTCAACCGCTGATTCAACGTTAGCAATGGCGGACACAGGAAGGGTACTTAGGCATGCAGAAAGAAAAGCTTTCCGCTCTGATGGATGGAGAATCGCTCGACACTGAGCTGCTGAGTTCATTGTCTAATGACAGGGCGCTTCAACAAACCTGGCAGAGCTATCACCTGATACGTGACACACTACGGGGTGATATCGGACAAGTAATGCATCTCGATATCGCAGATCGTGTTGCTGCTGCACTTGAGAAAGAACCTGCACGTCTGGTTCCTTCTGCAGTACCGGAATCTCAGCCGCAACCGCACACCTGGCAGAAAATGCCGTTCTGGGACAAAGTGCGTCCCTGGGCCAGCCAGATCACTCAGATTGGCATGGCCGCCTGCGTTTCGCTGGCGGTGATTGTAGGCGTACAACACTATAATCAACCGGCCGCGCAGTCTGGCGCAGCTGAGTCACCGGCGTTTAACACCCTGCCGATCATGGGGCAGGCGTCCCCGGTCAGCCTCGGCGTGCCGGCAGACAGTTTCTCAACCGGCAGCGGGCAACAGCAGCAGGTGCAGGAACAGCGCAAACGTATTAACGCTATGCTGCAGGATTATGAATTGCAACGCCGTTTGCATTCCGATCAGCTGCAGCTTGAGCAAAGCAACCCACAACAGGCTGCCGTTCAGGTTCCCGGAACCCAGTCTTTAGGAATGCAACAGCAGTAATGAAGCAACTTTGGTTCTCCGTCTGTCTATTGACGGGCAGCCTGCTCTACTCAAACATCGCCCCGGCGCAGCCCACTGCGTCCGGGGCGTTGTTACAACAGATGAGCAGTGCCAGCCGTTCACTCAATTACGAACTCGCCTATATCAGCATCAGCAAGCAGGGGATTGAGTCGCTGCGTTATCGCCATGCGGTCATCGACAAGCAGCCGCTGGGTCAACTTCTGCATATGGACGGCCCGCGCCGTGAAGTATTGCAGCGTGGTGAAGGCATCAGCTATTTTGAACCTGGCCTGGAGCCCTTTACGTTGTCCGGCGATCATATCGTCGATGCGCTGCCGGCTATCGTCTACGCCGATTTTGACCGCCTGGCGAAATATTACGATTTCATCTCTGTTGGCAGCACGCGAATCTCCGATCGCCCCTGCGAGGTGATTCGCGTGGTTGCGCGTGATGGTTCGCGCTACAGCTATATTGTCTGGATGGATGTGGATACCAAGCTGCCGCTGCGTGTGGACTTACTCGATCGTGATGGCGAAACGCTGGAACAATATCGGGTTATTTCGTTCGTGGTGGGCACGGAAGTGCAGGGCGTGATGCAGGGGCTGATCAAGGCCAATCTGCCGCCGTTGCTGTCGCTTCCTGCGGTCGAAAACGTCAAACTGGGCTGGAGCACCGGCTGGTTGCCGGCCGGCGTGGATGAGGTGGCGCGTAACCGCCGCAAACTGCCGAATGTGACCGAACCTGTCGAGACGCGGTTATACAGCGATGGCCTGTTCAGTTTCTCGGTCAACGTCAGCCCGGCGGGAAGCGGCGCCGGCCAGCAGTATTATCGCCAGGGGCGGCGTACTATTCAGACTGAAGTGCGCAACGGCAACGAGATCACCATCGTTGGCGAACTGCCGCCGGCGACGGCCAAACGTATCGCTGACAGTATTACCTTCAAGGTGTCACCGCAATGATGAAAGAGTGGGCCACGGTGGTTTCGTGGCAACAAGGCGTAGCGTTGCTGCGCTGCGAACCCAAAGCCGGCTGCGGTAGTTGCACTGCCCGCTCGGGCTGTGGCGCGCGCGCATTGAACGAACTGGTACCGGAAACGGAACATCAGCTGCAGGTACGTATCGAGCAGCCGCTTGAGCCGGGCCAGCGGGTCGAGGTGGGTATCGCCGAGGGCAGCTTGCTGCGTTCGGCGATGCTGGTTTATTTGACGCCTTTGCTGGGCATGATGTTAGGGGGGAGCCTGCTGCAATACTGGCTGGGCACCGACGCTTCTGCGGCGCTCGGCGCACTGCTTGGCGGCGGCGCGGCCTTTATGCTGGCGCGTAGCCTGGCGCACCGCCTCGGCGAGCAGGCGAATTACCAACCCATAGTTCTGCAAATCGGTTTGCCGCCTGGGGCTATGCGCCTGCAGACGGACACTGAACCCCTGCGTTAAAACTGCTGCCGCGTCATCGCCGGATTATGATAGGCGGGGATGCGGTTGTAGATCATATGCTCCAACAGCGCTATAAACAGATCGGCGCTGAGCAGCGAAAAATAGCCTATCGTAAACAGCGCATTACCCTGGTTATCCAGCAGCCGGATAATGCCGCGCTGCGTGTTATTCTCCAGCGTGCGGATCTGCTCAATCGGGATACTCTCCTGCGGCGTGATCAGCGCCGTCGCGCTCAACTGCAGCGTTTGGGGCGTTTGCTTCTTGCGATTGCCCGGCAGCAAATGGTTCAGCCAGAGGGCACTGCAGCTCAGATAGCTAAATGACAACACCTCACCCTGATAAAGCGCATTCAGCGCCAGTGGACCGCGCTGCTGGATCTGCTGGTTGATAATGACATCGACCAACCGCCAGGAATGGGACAGATTGCTGAACACCGTGCACCAGGGTTGTTCGGCAGTAGTACGAAATGCCATCACGTTGCATAGCCCGCCAAACAAGCGCCCACCGCGAAAACGATAAATATCGCCAATTTTTTCAAAGGGGATAAACCGCTCTTTGCGGCTATGGTCGTTAATCACCCGAACGCCATGCTCGTACAGGCGATAAGTCAGCGTTGGCCGCAGGTAGTGGCGCAGCGCCAGCAGACTACCGCCGAGTAAAATAGTGGCTGCGCCGGTTTGCAGCAAGATCAGTACCGCATTTTCATCCATGTTGCTCAGCAGCGGCAGCAACAGCAGCGCCGCACCTACAGATAACAGCAGCGATGCCGCTGCCAGAATGCCCCAATTGACCTTAGAAAAATCGTGCCGGCTCAGCATTTGCCCTTTATCGATCATTACGCACCTTCCAATCAACGTACAGAGATATGCCGGTGAACTCCGGTGGGCATGCCGATGTAGTGCCCTGAATAATATTTTGTCGCGGAGTTCTTCACCCTTTCTATAGGAGGCACCGGAGAGCGTATATGGGGATTTTCCGAAAGCCGGAGAGGGGAAA is a window of Serratia plymuthica DNA encoding:
- the trmN gene encoding tRNA(1)(Val) (adenine(37)-N(6))-methyltransferase TrmN; translation: MLRQFCIQVVIVSNQSKANFTPRRGGFTFKQFFVAHDRCAMKVGTDGVLLGAWAPLAQARRVLDIGSGSGLIALMLAQRSADDVLIDAVELDEAAAGQARDNVLESPWPQRIRVHAQDIHHFARHHAGEYDLIVSNPPYFEPAVACRDRARHNARYTETLTHDALLVSAERLLAERGAFCVVLPHDIGEAFENNAQRRGWHTAQRLNVSDRADTPLHRVLLVLMRQPVEERAEQSLAIKQADGSYTDDFRRLITDFYLFY
- the nadB gene encoding L-aspartate oxidase, whose protein sequence is MQPSSEHVSDVLIVGSGAAGLSLALRLAQHCKVTVLSKGPLNEGATFYAQGGIAAVFDETDSIASHVDDTLIAGAGLCDKDAVEFIAGNARHCVQWLIEQGVLFDTEVNAQGEEHYHLTREGGHSHRRILHAADATGKEVETTLVGKASSHPNICVMERRNAVDLITSNKIGLPGTRRVVGAYVWNRELEQVETYRAKTVVLATGGAAKVYQYTTNPDISSGDGIAMAWRAGCRVANLEFNQFHPTCLFHPQARNFLLTEALRGEGAYLKRPDGSRFMPDFDPRGELAPRDIVARAIDHEMKRLGADCMYLDISHKPAEFITQHFPMIHEKLLTLGFDLTKQPIPIVPAAHYTCGGVMVDQHGRTDLDGLYAIGEVSYTGLHGANRMASNSLLECLVYGWSAAEDIKLRLPFIKLAKQLPQWDESRVDDADERVVIQHNWHELRLFMWDYVGIVRTTKRLERALRRINTLQAEIDEYYANFRISNNLLELRNLVQVAELIVRSAMERKESRGLHYTLDYPDMLPEALPTILQP
- the rpoE gene encoding RNA polymerase sigma factor RpoE, whose product is MSEQLTDQVLVERVQKGDQKSFNLLVVRYQHKVASLVSRYVPQGDVPDVVQESFIKAYRALESFRGDSAFYTWLYRIAVNTAKNYLVAQGRRPPSSDVDANDAENYESAGALKEISNPENLMLSEELRQIVFRTIESLPEDLRMAITLRELDGLSYEEIAAIMDCPVGTVRSRIFRAREAIDNKVQPLIQR
- the rseA gene encoding anti-sigma-E factor RseA, whose product is MQKEKLSALMDGESLDTELLSSLSNDRALQQTWQSYHLIRDTLRGDIGQVMHLDIADRVAAALEKEPARLVPSAVPESQPQPHTWQKMPFWDKVRPWASQITQIGMAACVSLAVIVGVQHYNQPAAQSGAAESPAFNTLPIMGQASPVSLGVPADSFSTGSGQQQQVQEQRKRINAMLQDYELQRRLHSDQLQLEQSNPQQAAVQVPGTQSLGMQQQ
- the rseB gene encoding sigma-E factor regulatory protein RseB, encoding MKQLWFSVCLLTGSLLYSNIAPAQPTASGALLQQMSSASRSLNYELAYISISKQGIESLRYRHAVIDKQPLGQLLHMDGPRREVLQRGEGISYFEPGLEPFTLSGDHIVDALPAIVYADFDRLAKYYDFISVGSTRISDRPCEVIRVVARDGSRYSYIVWMDVDTKLPLRVDLLDRDGETLEQYRVISFVVGTEVQGVMQGLIKANLPPLLSLPAVENVKLGWSTGWLPAGVDEVARNRRKLPNVTEPVETRLYSDGLFSFSVNVSPAGSGAGQQYYRQGRRTIQTEVRNGNEITIVGELPPATAKRIADSITFKVSPQ
- the rseC gene encoding SoxR-reducing system protein RseC, encoding MMKEWATVVSWQQGVALLRCEPKAGCGSCTARSGCGARALNELVPETEHQLQVRIEQPLEPGQRVEVGIAEGSLLRSAMLVYLTPLLGMMLGGSLLQYWLGTDASAALGALLGGGAAFMLARSLAHRLGEQANYQPIVLQIGLPPGAMRLQTDTEPLR